From the Peptostreptococcaceae bacterium genome, one window contains:
- a CDS encoding F0F1 ATP synthase subunit alpha has translation MNLRPEEISSVIKAQIKKYDNKLQVEDVGTVIQIGDGIARIHGLEKCMAGELLEFPGEVYGLALNLEEDNVGCVLLGAEGDIVEGDIVKTTGRIMEVPVGEAMIGRVVNPLGQPIDGKGPIKTDKTRPVEQVAPGVIARKSVHQPLQTGIKSIDSMIPIGRGQRELIIGDRQTGKTAIAIDAIINQKHENVICIYVAIGQKSSTVAQIVEKLESYGSMDYTIVVAASASESAPLQYMAPYSGVAMAEEFMWEGKDVLIVYDDLSKHAVAYRAMSLLLRRPPGREAYPGDVFYLHSKLLERAAKLNDELGGGSITALPIIETQAGDVSAYIPTNVISITDGQIYLEEELFNNGQRPAVNAGVSVSRVGGDAQIKAMKKVAGKIKLELAQYRELAAFSQFGSDLDKDTQMRLAHGERLMEILKQKQYSPMSVEDQVMIIYAVVNKYLMDVPVSVFARCETEFLKYMEEQHAEIGKDIKAKGVLTDEMEDGLKSAIEAFLKTFEYEV, from the coding sequence ATGAACCTTAGACCTGAAGAAATAAGCTCTGTGATAAAAGCACAGATAAAGAAATATGACAACAAGCTTCAAGTAGAAGATGTCGGAACCGTTATCCAAATCGGAGACGGAATTGCCAGAATCCACGGCCTTGAGAAGTGCATGGCCGGGGAGCTCCTGGAATTTCCGGGAGAGGTATACGGGTTGGCGCTCAACCTTGAAGAAGACAATGTAGGGTGTGTTCTTCTGGGCGCCGAAGGCGACATAGTCGAAGGCGACATAGTTAAGACTACAGGCAGAATCATGGAAGTTCCTGTTGGGGAAGCCATGATAGGACGTGTAGTAAATCCGTTGGGACAACCTATAGACGGAAAGGGACCCATCAAGACCGATAAAACAAGACCTGTTGAACAGGTTGCGCCGGGCGTAATCGCCAGGAAATCCGTTCACCAACCTTTGCAGACCGGCATCAAGTCAATTGACTCAATGATTCCAATCGGAAGAGGCCAACGTGAGCTCATCATCGGCGATAGACAAACAGGAAAGACAGCAATAGCCATTGACGCAATCATCAATCAAAAGCATGAAAACGTAATCTGCATATATGTTGCAATAGGTCAAAAGTCATCTACAGTTGCGCAAATAGTAGAGAAACTCGAAAGCTACGGATCAATGGACTATACAATAGTCGTTGCAGCCTCTGCTTCTGAGAGTGCTCCGCTTCAGTACATGGCGCCTTATTCCGGCGTTGCGATGGCTGAGGAATTCATGTGGGAAGGAAAAGACGTACTAATAGTATACGATGACCTTTCCAAGCATGCTGTTGCGTATCGAGCAATGTCCCTTCTTCTTAGAAGACCGCCGGGCCGCGAAGCATACCCGGGAGACGTTTTCTATCTTCACTCGAAACTCCTTGAGCGTGCAGCAAAACTTAACGACGAACTTGGCGGAGGATCAATAACAGCCCTTCCCATAATCGAGACCCAGGCCGGAGACGTTTCGGCATATATACCGACCAATGTTATATCCATCACAGACGGTCAAATATACCTGGAAGAAGAACTCTTCAACAATGGCCAAAGGCCTGCCGTAAACGCCGGTGTATCCGTTTCACGGGTTGGCGGAGACGCGCAGATAAAAGCCATGAAGAAGGTTGCAGGAAAAATAAAGCTGGAGCTTGCTCAGTACAGAGAGCTCGCAGCGTTCTCACAGTTTGGATCCGACCTGGACAAAGACACTCAAATGCGTCTTGCTCACGGTGAAAGACTCATGGAGATCTTGAAACAGAAACAATACTCGCCTATGTCCGTCGAGGACCAGGTAATGATAATCTACGCCGTAGTAAACAAATATCTGATGGATGTTCCAGTCAGCGTGTTTGCCCGTTGCGAAACAGAGTTCCTGAAATACATGGAGGAACAGCATGCGGAAATCGGTAAAGACATCAAAGCTAAAGGTGTCCTGACTGACGAGATGGAAGATGGTCTCAAATCAGCGATTGAAGCATTCCTTAAGACCTTCGAATACGAGGTGTAA
- a CDS encoding F0F1 ATP synthase subunit delta gives MAKLVAATYSEALFDVAVEVDKIDLFMEDLNGVVDSFDEYPEFFELFKTPQISIEEKKDIIENVFSGKINQEVLNFLKIVIDKQRGKEIAAITKAYEARVYKHKGIEKATIVSAVPLSDENMKLITEKLETLTGKIIEMTGKIDKTILGGVTVRIGDRVLDGSLKSRLENVKEDLARLVV, from the coding sequence ATGGCAAAACTAGTAGCAGCAACCTATTCGGAAGCATTGTTCGACGTGGCCGTCGAGGTCGATAAAATCGACTTGTTTATGGAGGATTTGAACGGAGTAGTAGATTCGTTTGATGAATACCCCGAATTCTTTGAATTGTTCAAAACGCCGCAGATAAGCATAGAGGAAAAGAAAGACATAATCGAAAATGTTTTCAGTGGAAAAATCAACCAGGAAGTGCTTAACTTCCTCAAAATAGTAATAGACAAGCAAAGAGGAAAAGAAATTGCGGCAATAACAAAGGCCTATGAGGCTCGAGTTTATAAACACAAAGGCATTGAAAAGGCGACAATCGTTTCTGCAGTGCCTCTTTCCGATGAGAACATGAAGCTTATCACGGAAAAACTCGAAACACTCACAGGCAAAATCATAGAAATGACCGGCAAGATAGATAAAACAATTCTGGGCGGCGTCACGGTTCGCATAGGAGATCGCGTATTAGACGGTTCTTTAAAGAGCAGACTCGAAAACGTGAAAGAGGACCTGGCAAGACTCGTAGTCTAA
- the atpF gene encoding F0F1 ATP synthase subunit B — translation MRTGLVEVNWTFAFQIINTIILYLILKKLLFKPVTKFMQSRTDGISSQVEEAEGMTEAANELKAQYETKIKASEDEGRQIIRDASMRADKHAAEIIKIAEDDSDSIKKRAQIEIEREKEKAINSLKDDIVTIAIMAASKVVEKDLDSEAHESYVKQFIDEVGDAKWQN, via the coding sequence ATGAGAACTGGATTAGTAGAAGTAAACTGGACCTTTGCGTTCCAGATCATAAACACCATAATCTTATACCTGATTCTGAAAAAGCTTCTGTTCAAGCCTGTCACTAAATTCATGCAGTCCAGAACGGACGGCATTTCCTCTCAGGTAGAGGAAGCGGAAGGCATGACAGAGGCAGCTAACGAGCTGAAGGCGCAGTATGAAACGAAAATAAAAGCCTCAGAAGACGAAGGCAGACAGATAATAAGAGATGCCTCAATGAGAGCCGACAAGCATGCGGCGGAGATAATCAAAATCGCTGAAGATGATTCGGACAGCATAAAGAAGAGAGCCCAAATCGAAATTGAGCGAGAAAAGGAAAAAGCAATAAACTCACTCAAGGACGATATTGTGACAATCGCCATTATGGCGGCTTCCAAGGTTGTCGAGAAGGATTTGGATTCGGAGGCACATGAAAGCTATGTCAAGCAATTTATAGATGAGGTAGGGGATGCTAAATGGCAAAACTAG
- the atpE gene encoding ATP synthase F0 subunit C produces the protein MEAITGRELVLACSAIGAGLAMIAGIGPGIGQGYAAGKGAESVGRQPEAQGDIVRTMLLGAAVAETTGIYGLIVALILLFANPLIGLLV, from the coding sequence ATGGAAGCTATTACTGGTAGAGAATTAGTATTGGCTTGCTCTGCAATAGGGGCCGGGCTTGCAATGATAGCCGGCATCGGACCTGGAATCGGCCAGGGTTACGCAGCAGGCAAAGGGGCTGAGAGTGTAGGAAGACAGCCGGAAGCGCAAGGCGACATCGTTCGAACAATGCTTCTCGGAGCCGCTGTTGCAGAAACAACAGGTATCTACGGTCTCATCGTTGCCCTGATTTTGCTGTTTGCAAATCCCCTTATCGGACTTTTAGTATAA
- the atpE gene encoding ATP synthase F0 subunit C, giving the protein MFLGQAVAQTTGIYALIVSLVLLFGNPLVELAEGGTDVNNLAVILGCSAIGAGLAMIAGIGPGVGQGYAAGKGAEAVGINPKSGRVTTMVMLLGAAVAETSGILALVVALILLFGNPLVGQTGSVVVIAASAIGAGFSMIAGVGPGIGQGYAAGKGTEAVGKRPQYQSAIVRTMFLGQAVAQTTGIYALIISLVLLFANPLLSLV; this is encoded by the coding sequence ATGTTCCTCGGACAGGCTGTAGCACAGACGACAGGCATATATGCGCTTATCGTTTCGCTGGTACTATTGTTTGGAAATCCCTTGGTCGAATTGGCCGAAGGCGGAACAGATGTAAACAACCTAGCGGTAATCCTTGGATGCTCAGCAATAGGAGCCGGGCTCGCAATGATAGCGGGTATCGGGCCTGGAGTGGGACAGGGTTATGCTGCAGGAAAAGGCGCTGAAGCCGTGGGAATTAATCCTAAGTCTGGGCGCGTAACAACAATGGTAATGCTCTTAGGGGCAGCCGTTGCCGAAACAAGCGGTATATTGGCCTTGGTAGTTGCGCTGATATTGCTCTTCGGAAATCCGCTGGTCGGTCAGACCGGTTCGGTAGTTGTAATAGCTGCGTCGGCAATCGGTGCAGGTTTTTCGATGATAGCGGGTGTAGGCCCAGGAATCGGACAGGGCTACGCTGCAGGCAAGGGCACCGAGGCAGTAGGAAAAAGGCCTCAGTACCAATCGGCAATAGTTCGTACAATGTTCCTTGGACAAGCCGTAGCGCAGACCACAGGCATATACGCACTGATTATTTCATTAGTGCTGCTGTTTGCGAATCCGCTGCTGAGCTTAGTTTAG
- the atpB gene encoding F0F1 ATP synthase subunit A: protein MDAGFGPRIIFEIGGIPITETVTNTWLIMIALTVFSYFATKNFNKIPGKFQNALETLVDAIYGLTKQSMGDDKVGFAPYMGTLLIYLTIANLLGLVGFRPPTADVNTTLSLAMMTFVMIHGFGMKSKGVGKYLKGFTEPFVALTPLNIIGELATPISLGFRLFGNIVGGLIIMSLLYSALAALSAKIGLPIPIFETGIPAPLHIYFDLFAGVLQSFIFVMLSMVFVSMAMD, encoded by the coding sequence GTGGATGCAGGTTTTGGACCAAGGATAATCTTCGAAATTGGCGGAATACCAATTACGGAGACTGTTACCAACACATGGCTGATAATGATTGCTTTAACCGTTTTTTCATATTTTGCCACCAAGAATTTTAATAAGATTCCGGGCAAGTTTCAGAATGCACTTGAAACTTTGGTTGATGCGATTTACGGTTTAACTAAGCAATCCATGGGTGACGACAAGGTGGGTTTTGCTCCTTACATGGGAACGCTTCTTATCTATCTTACCATTGCTAATCTGTTGGGATTGGTCGGATTCAGACCTCCGACCGCTGATGTAAACACTACGCTTAGCCTTGCGATGATGACCTTTGTCATGATTCATGGCTTCGGAATGAAATCGAAGGGTGTGGGAAAATACTTAAAGGGCTTTACCGAACCGTTTGTGGCATTAACGCCACTTAACATTATCGGCGAGCTGGCTACACCAATTTCTTTGGGTTTCCGTCTTTTCGGAAACATCGTGGGAGGACTCATAATAATGAGTTTGCTTTACAGTGCACTTGCTGCACTTAGCGCAAAAATAGGCCTTCCCATACCAATTTTTGAAACAGGAATACCGGCACCGCTCCACATTTATTTCGACTTATTTGCAGGAGTTCTTCAGTCGTTCATATTTGTGATGCTGTCGATGGTTTTCGTATCAATGGCCATGGATTAA
- a CDS encoding ATP synthase subunit I gives MSYTSDIQATTIKWTLTAIAIMGGISIFFLKEPLAFALGLVFGGLIGILNFVDLARTLERAVRMRMDKAKTFTALKYFIRYITMIIVLFVSIKADYINVIGTIIGLLLIKFVVLATNLFNNRDSQQKYTNRKGDE, from the coding sequence ATGTCATATACTAGCGATATTCAGGCAACAACTATAAAGTGGACACTAACAGCCATTGCGATTATGGGAGGGATTTCGATATTCTTTCTGAAGGAGCCGCTTGCGTTTGCGCTAGGGCTTGTTTTTGGTGGGCTCATAGGCATTCTTAACTTTGTGGATCTCGCAAGGACACTAGAGAGAGCCGTCCGGATGAGAATGGACAAGGCCAAGACCTTTACGGCACTTAAATATTTCATTAGGTACATAACAATGATCATCGTGCTTTTTGTATCGATAAAAGCAGACTACATAAATGTAATTGGAACCATCATAGGATTGCTATTGATCAAGTTTGTTGTCCTGGCGACGAACCTGTTTAATAATAGAGACAGTCAACAAAAATATACAAATAGAAAGGGGGACGAATAG
- a CDS encoding AtpZ/AtpI family protein codes for MYENLVFLTQIGVSMIIPILGGLFIGKFIDEKMGTTSIFMLTFIILGVVVAFLNVYKMVMKGYRKKDK; via the coding sequence ATGTATGAAAATTTGGTCTTTTTAACTCAGATAGGGGTTTCCATGATTATTCCGATTCTTGGAGGGCTTTTCATCGGCAAGTTTATAGATGAAAAAATGGGAACAACGAGCATTTTTATGCTTACATTCATCATCTTGGGAGTGGTGGTCGCTTTCTTGAACGTATATAAGATGGTTATGAAAGGCTACAGAAAGAAGGATAAGTAG
- the wecB gene encoding UDP-N-acetylglucosamine 2-epimerase (non-hydrolyzing), with translation MLKIISVFGTRPEAIKMAPVVKELAACRQIDAKVCVTAQHREMLDQVLELFGIEPDYDLDIMKSGQTLSDITCRVVKGIEEILLKEKPDMILVHGDTTTTFSASLAAFYSGTAIGHVEAGLRSGNKLSPYPEEMNRSLTGRLADIHFSPTEGNRKNLLREGIDDRIISVTGNTVIDALMSVIDEEYEFDEEVLNSIGKDRKIVLLTSHRRENIGEPMKNIFRAVRRIVDADESVEVVFPLHLNPKVRSLAIPILGDHERIHLIEPLDYEPFANLINMAYLVLTDSGGIQEEAPALGKPVLVLRTETERPEAVAAGTVKMAGVEEETIFEMAMELLSSKEAYGKMSKAVNPYGDGKASGRILESILEYFKS, from the coding sequence ATGCTTAAAATAATCTCTGTTTTCGGAACAAGGCCGGAGGCAATCAAGATGGCGCCGGTAGTAAAAGAATTGGCTGCTTGCCGGCAGATAGACGCCAAGGTTTGCGTTACGGCGCAGCACAGGGAAATGCTTGACCAAGTCCTTGAGCTTTTCGGCATAGAGCCGGACTACGACCTAGACATAATGAAAAGCGGACAGACCCTTTCGGACATAACATGCAGGGTTGTAAAGGGAATAGAGGAAATTTTGCTAAAAGAAAAGCCTGATATGATACTGGTTCATGGGGATACAACCACAACATTTTCAGCCTCGCTTGCAGCCTTCTATTCGGGCACCGCAATAGGCCATGTCGAGGCAGGCCTTAGAAGCGGAAACAAACTGTCGCCGTATCCCGAGGAAATGAACCGATCTCTTACGGGCCGCCTTGCCGACATTCATTTTTCGCCGACGGAGGGAAACAGAAAAAACCTTTTGCGCGAGGGAATAGACGATAGAATCATAAGCGTCACGGGAAACACGGTCATAGACGCCCTGATGTCTGTGATAGATGAAGAATATGAATTCGATGAAGAGGTATTAAATTCAATAGGAAAAGACAGAAAGATTGTTCTTTTAACATCCCACAGGCGTGAAAATATTGGGGAGCCAATGAAAAATATCTTCAGAGCCGTTAGGCGTATAGTCGACGCGGACGAGTCGGTGGAAGTTGTATTCCCGCTCCATCTCAATCCAAAGGTCAGGAGCCTTGCGATTCCCATACTTGGGGACCACGAGCGCATCCATCTCATAGAACCGCTCGATTATGAGCCATTTGCCAACCTTATAAACATGGCCTACCTTGTTTTAACCGATTCTGGAGGGATACAGGAGGAAGCGCCAGCCCTAGGAAAGCCCGTGCTTGTGCTTCGCACAGAAACCGAGCGCCCCGAAGCAGTTGCGGCCGGTACAGTGAAAATGGCCGGTGTTGAAGAAGAAACGATTTTTGAGATGGCAATGGAGCTTCTGTCTAGCAAAGAAGCCTATGGCAAAATGTCAAAGGCTGTTAATCCATACGGAGACGGCAAGGCTTCGGGAAGAATACTTGAGTCAATACTGGAGTATTTCAAAAGCTGA